From the Simplicispira suum genome, the window GTTTCTCGAGCACGCCGAGCGCTTCAAGACGCAGATCATTTACGACCACATCACACAGGTCGACCTGAGTCAACGGCCCTTCGTGCTCTCGGGAGACACCGGCGGCTACACCTGCGATGCGCTCATCATCGCCACCGGCGCCTCGGCCAAATACCTGGGCCTCCCGTCGGAAGAGGCCTTCATGGGCAAGGGCGTCTCGGGCTGCGCCACCTGCGACGGCTTTTTCTACCGCGAGCAGGAGGTCTGCGTGATCGGAGGCGGCAACACCGCCGTCGAAGAGGCCCTGTACCTCTCGAACATCGCGAGCAAAGTCACGCTCGTCCATCGGCGCGACAAGTTCAAGGCCGAACCGATTCTGATAGACAAGATGATGGAGAAGGTCGCCGCCGGCAAGATCGTGCTCAAGACCTTCTTCACGCTGGACGAAGTGCTGGGCGACATCACCGGCGTCACCGGCGTGCGCATCAAAAGCACGCAGGACGGCCACACCGAAGATCTCACGCTGCAGGGCTGCTTCATCGCCATCGGACACGCACCCAACACCGACATCTTCCAGGGTCAACTGAAAATGGAGAACGGCTACATCGTCACCCAGGGCGGCATGCAAAGCTTTGCCACACAAACTTCGGTGCCCGGCGTGTTTGCTGCGGGCGACGTACAGGACCACGTCTACCGCCAGGCCATCACCAGCGCCGGCACGGGGTGCATGGCGGCTCTGGACGCGCAGCGCTACCTTGAGCAGCAATAGACAACCCGAAGCGGGCTATAATTTGCGGCTTTGTTAAATTTGTGCCCCGTTGCGTACGGAGCCTTCGGTCTTGCAGACCAAAGACAAATCGGGTTACCGCCACCCTTTCTGGCGAGGTGAGGCCGCATTGCAAGCCCTCGGAATGCTCCGGAGGCGCCCGCAAACGGCCGTTGAAAAGTATCGGAGTGTCCACATGGCACGCGTCTGCGAAGTCACGGGTAAGAAGCCCATGGTCGGGAACAATGTTTCCCACGCCAACAACAAAACCAAGCGCCGGTTTCTGCCGAACCTGCAATACCGCCGTTTCTGGGTCGAGACTGAAAACCGCTGGGTGCGCCTGCGCATTTCCAACGCCGGTTTGCGTCTGATCGACAAGAACGGTATTGATTCTGTGCTCGCAGACCTGCGCGCACGTGGCCAGGCTTAAGGAGAACCACCATGGCAAGCAAAGGCGGACGCGACAAGATCAAGCTGGAATCCACTGCGGGGACCGGTCATTTCTACACCACCACCAAGAACAAGAAGACGATGCCCGAGAAAATGCTGATCATGAAATTTGATCCCAAGGCACGCAAGCACGTCGAGTACAAGGAAATGAAGCTGAAGTAATTCAGCCGCCCTTGCGGGCGTTTTCCCTGCCAAAAGCCGCCCGGTGCAAGCCGGGCGGCTTTTTTGTCCTCTCTCGCTCAGGCTTTGCGCTCCCACACCGCTGCAAAGAACCCGTCGGTATGGTGGCGATGCGGCCACAGGCGCAGGTAACGCGTGCCGGCGTCTCCCCCGCTGCACAAGGAGGCAGCATCGGCTACCTTGAGTTGCGCCAACACCTCGCCCGCCTCCAGCGGAACAAACTCGGGGTGGGCCTTTGAGAAGGCCTCGGCAATCGCCTCGTTCTCTTGCGGGAGCACGCTGCAGGTGGCGTAGACCAGGCGCCCGCCGGGCTTGAGCAGGCGCGCACTGCTTTCCAGGATGGCTGCCTGCTTCGCCGTCAGCTCGTCCAGCGCCTCGGGGCTCTGGCGCCACTTCAAATCCGGGTTGCGCCGCAGCGTACCCAGGCCCGAGCAGGGTGCATCCACCAGCACCCGATCGATCTTGCCGGCCAGGCGCTTGATGCGCTCGTCGCGCTCATGCGCAATGGCCGCAGGGTGCACGTTGGAGAGCCCGCTGCGCGCCAGGCGCGGCTTGAGCGCGTCCAACCGGTGGGCGGAGACGTCAAACGCATACAAGCGCCCGGTGCTGCGCATGCTCGCGCCGAGCGCCAGCGTCTTGCCACCCGCACCAGCACAAAAATCCACCACCATTTCGCCGCGCTTGGCGTCCACCAAAAGCGCCAACAGCTGCGAGCCTTCGTCCTGTACCTCAATGGCGCCGCGCACAAAAGCGGGCAGCTTGGACAGTTGCGGCTTGCCCACCACGCGCAGGCCCCAGGGTGAATACGGAGTTACTTCTGATTTGATAGCTGCTTGGGCAATCTCAGCCTGGACTTGAGGCCGTTTTTCCTTCAAGGCGTTGACCCGCAGATCCAGCGGCGCGCCCTGCGACATCGCCATGACCTCGGGCCAGAAGGCGTCTCCCAGCTGCTCTTTGAGCGGCGCCACCAGCCATTCGGGCAGGTTGTGGCGGTGGCGCTCCAGCAGATCGCTCTGTTGCACGGCGTCACACTGTGCCAGCCATTGCTGCTCCCGATCGCTGAGCGCGCCGCGCAGAAAGTCGCGCGCACCGTGTTTGGCCAGCGGGTTGCTGCGTCGCGCTTCTTCGTCCTGCCAGTGGGCAAAACCCAGAATCGCCAGGCGCCGCTCGCGCGGGCCCGATCCCGAAGGCGCCATGTGGTCAAAGAGCAATTTCTTGCGCAGCACGGTGTAGACGGTTTCGGCCAGAGCCGCGCGCTCGCGCTGGCCCAGGCCCCGGTTGTCGCGAAAAAAGCGTGAGACCACCGCGTCGGCAGGGTGCTCAAAAGTGAGTGCGAGGCGTACGAGCTGCGCGCAGGCGTCGATAAGGGCGTTGGGGTGCATTGCACGATTGTCCCATTCGAAGCAAACCAGCACCTACGACAGCCTACCTGGTTGCGAAGCAGCGTCCTACAGCTCGTTTCGCTGCCCGCGCCTAGCCTGATGAAAGGCTTTGCCCCTGCAGTAAAAAGGAAACACCATGGACTATCTTCTACAAGGCATGTTTGGCGAGCGGTCGCTGACCAAGGTGGCCGGCATCTTTCTCCTGCGCGCTCAGGCCGAATCCGCTCTGGAACAATTGCGCAACAGGGCGGGCCTGGACGGTTCTCAGGTGCGTCTGCTGCGGCCAGAAGACGCTGACACCTCCCACGGCGAACTGTTTGGCCGCGCCGTGGAGCCTGAATCGGAGGGCGTGGCACGGACGCTTGTTCAAACCCACGTTGTGGGTGGTTTTGCCGGAGCAGTGCTCGGCGTCGCGCTGTTTCTCTGGCTCTCGCGTGCGGACAACCCGCTGGTTGCCAGCAGTCCGGTGGTGGCGTTTGTTGCCATCGTGGGTTTTGGGATTACGTTCGGCTTGCTTGCAGCAGGCTTGCTGGCCCTGCGGCCAGACCACATTTTGCTCATCAGCCGGCTGCGCACCGCCCTCAGGGAAAATCGCTGGGCGGTCGTCGTGCACCCCGTGAACCGTGCCCAAACGGCCAAGGCCAAACAGGTCCTGGAAGAGGTTCAGGCGGAAGTGGTCAGCACCGCCTGACACACTGCTGCCCGCTGGAAAAACCCGCGCACAGCGCGCGGGTAAATCACGTGTTCCTGGGTCAGCACCCGTGCGGCCAAGGTATCTGCGGTATCGCCTGGCATGACAGGCACCACCGCCTGCTCCACTATGGGCCCTACGTCCAGTTCGCTCGTCACTTGATGGACTGTGACGCCGGCAAATTTGCATCCCGCTGCCAATGCGCGCCTGTGCGTCTGCAGACCGGGGAAAGCCGGCAGCAGCGACGGGTGGATGTTGAGCAAACGCCCTGCGTAATGGTCTACGAAACCTGGGCTCAAGATGCGCATGAACCCCGCGAGCACCACCAGATCGGGCGCATAGGCATCGACGCGGCGCGCCAGCTCCGCGTCAAAATCCTCACGCGAATCAAAACCTTTGTGGTCGAGCACCTGCGTCGCAATGCCGCGCGCCTGCGCAAAGGCCAGGCCACCCGCATCGGCCCGGTTGCTCAGCACTGCAGCGACGCGCACGCCCAATTTGCGCTCCCAGTCTTCCCGCTCGGCTGCGCGCACGATGGCCGCCATGTTGGAGCCGCCGCCAGAGATGAGAATGACAATGTTTTTCATATAAGCGTGTGAGGTACTTTCGCGTGCCCGTAAAAGTCCCTTGCACGCCCCTCCAATTATCCCGCCATGCCCTTTGACGCCCATATCCAACCACTGACCGACATCGAAGCCCGCGTGCTCGCCACCTTGATGGAAAAGGCGCGCACCGTGCCCGACAGCTATCCGCTCTCGCTCACCAGCCTGGTGGCGGGCTGCAACCAGAAAACCACGCGCGAGCCGGTCATGCAGTTGAGCGACGCCGCGGTGCTGCAAGCGCTGGAGGAACTGCGCGGCAACAACCTGGTCTTCGAGAGCAGCGGCTCGCGCACCACGCGCTACGAGCACAACTTCCAGCGCGGCATGGGCGTGCCCGAGCAGTCCGCCGTGCTGCTGGGTCTTTTGATGCTGCGCGGCCCACAGACGGCGGCCGAGCTGCGCACCAACGCCGAGCGCTGGTATCGCTTTGCCGATATCTCCTCCGTCGAGGCCTTCCTTGACGAATTGCAGGAACGCTCTGAAGAAAAAGGCGGGCCGCTGACCGTGCTGCTGCCGCGCGCTCCCGGCGCCCGCGAATCGCGCTGGATGCACCTGCTGTGTGGCCCGGTGGACCTGTCGCAACCCGCTGCAGCGCCCCAAGCGGGCGCTTTGGGAGAACGTGTCGCCCAGCTCGAAGCCCAGGTCGCGCAACTGCAGGCTACCGTGCAGCAACTGTGCACCGAGCTGGGCCTGCCCATGTCGCCGCCCGGACAGGCTTAAAACGAACGACCGTGCTACAAAAGAAGCTTCACTGGAGACAAGCCTCATGGATCTCGCATTTACCCCCGAAGAGCAAAGCTTTCGCGAAGAAGTCCGCACCTGGGTGCAGGCCAACCTGCCCAAGGACATCGCCCACAAGGTGCACAACGCCCTGCGCCTGACGCGCGGCGACATGCAGAACTGGGCCAAGATTCTTGGCAAAAAAGGCTGGCTGGGCTTTGGTTGGCCCAAGGAATTCGGCGGCCCAGGCTGGACCGCCGTGCAAAAGCACCTGTTTGAAGAAGAATGCGCACTGGCTGGCGCCCCGCGCATCATCCCCTTTGGCCCGGTGATGGTGGCGCCCGTCATCATGGCGTTTGGCAATGCCGAGCAGCAAAAACGCTTCTTGCCTGGCATCGCCAGCGGCGAGGTCTGGTGGAGCCAGGGCTACAGCGAACCCGGCTCGGGCTCGGACCTGGCCAGCGTCAAGACCCGCGCCGAGCGCGTGGGCGACAAATACATCGTCAACGGCCAGAAGACCTGGACCACGCTCGGCCAGTACGGCGACTGGATGTTCAACCTGGTGCGCACCAGCACCGAGGGCAAGCCGCAGACGGGCATCTCTTTCCTGCTGCTCGACATGAAGTCGCCCGGCGTCACGGTGCGCCCGATCAAGCTGCTCGACGGTGAGTGCGAAGTCAACGAGGTGTTCTTCGACAACGTCGAAGTGCCGGCGGAAAACCTCATTGGCGAAGAGAACAAGGGCTGGACCTACGCCAAACACCTGCTCAGCCACGAGCGCACCAACATTGCCGACGTGAACCGCAGCAAGCGCGAACTGGAGCGTTTGAAGCGCATCGCCAAGCGCGAAGGCGTGTGGGACGACCAGAGGTTCCGTGACCAGATCGCCCTGCTGGAAGTGGACATCGTGGCACTGGAGATGCTGGTGCTGCGCGTGCTGTCCAACGAAAAATCCGGCAAGAACTCGCTTGACATTGCCGGCCTGCTCAAGATCAAGGGCAGCGAGATCCAGCAGCGTTACGGCGAATTGATGATGCTGGCCGCAGGGCCCTTTGCCCTGCCATTCATCGAAGAAGCCATGGAGGCCGGCTGGCAGGGGAACTTCCCTGGCGGCGAGACCGCCAATGCGCCGCTGGCATCGACCTACTTCAACCTGCGCAAGACCACCATTTACGGTGGCAGCAACGAAGTGCAGCGCAACATCGTGGCCCAGACCGTTCTCGGCTAAGGAGATAGAACATGGATTTTGATTTCTCTGACGACCAGCAATCCCTGCGCGACGCGGTGCGCCGCTGGGTCGACAAGGGCTATACCTTTGAGCGCCGCCGCAGCATCGTGGCAGCCGGCGGCTTTGACCGCACCGCCTATGGCGAACTGGCTGAACTGGGCTTGACCGCACTGACCGTGCCCGAAGCGCACGACGGCCTGGGCCAGGGCGCCATCGACGCCATGGTGGTGATGGAAGAACTCGGCCGCGGCATGGTGCTCGAACCCCTGGCGCATGCCTTCATTGCAAGCAGCGTGCTCACGCAGTACGCATCGGCCGAGTTGCAGGGCGCCTGGCTGCCACGCATTGCCAGCGGACAGGCGCTGGTGGTGCTGGCGCAGCAAGAGCGCAAGGCCCGCTACGCACTCGAAAAATGTGAAGCAAAAGCGGCTCCAGCGCAGTCTGGGTATGCCTTGAAAGCTACTAAAAGCATAGTACCTGCAGGCGACCAGGCGGATGCCTACCTCGTGCCCGCGCAGTTGGACGGCCACATCGCCCTCTTCCTCGTCGAGCGCTCGGCCAGCGGCGTGAGCGCGCAAGGCTACGTCACGCAGGATGGCAGCCGCGCCGCCGAAGTGCAGTTCGCCAATACCCCTGCCATTCTCGTCAGCAAAGACGGTCTGACCGCACTGGAGCTGGCCGTGGACACCGGCATCGCGGCGCTGTGCGCCGAAGCCGTGGGCGTCATGGACCAGGCCGTCGCGCTGACGGTGGACTACATGAACCAACGCAAGCAGTTTGGCGTAACCATCGCCAGCTTCCAGGCGCTGCGCCACCGCGTGGCCGACATGAAGATGCAGCTCGAACTGGCCCGCTCCATGAGCTACTACGCCAGCCTCAAGCTCGCCGCACCAGCGCCAGAACGCCGCACCGCCATGGCCCGTGCCAAGGTGCAGCTCGGCCAATCGATGCGCTATGTGGGCCAGCAGATGGTGCAGCTGCACGGCGGCATTGGCGTCACCGACGAATACATCGGCAGCCACTATTTCAAGAAGCTCACGCAGATGGAAATGACGTTTGGCGACACGCTGCACCATTTGGGTGAAGTGTCCAGCCGCATGCAGGACACCGCTGGGGTGTTTGCCTGAGACTTCGGACGCCGGGCGCGCCAGGAATGAAGGGAAGGTTCCGATGAACGTGGCTCAACAGGACGACCAGCGGGCCATCCAGGAGGCCGTCGCCGCCATCTGCAGGAACTTCGACGCGGAGTACTGGCTTGCGCGCGACACCGACGGCGAGTGGCCCACCGCGTTCTGCGATGCCATTGCCGCAGGCGGCTGGTTTGGCATCACGATGCCCACCGAATACGGCGGTGCAGGCCAGGGCATCGCCGCTGCCGCCATGGTGATGAAGACCATCGGACGCCTGGGTTCGGCTGCGGTGTCGTCCGTCCACCTGAATCTCTTTGGCCCCCAGCCTGTCGTGGTGTTCGGGACCGACGCGCAAAAGCAGCGCATGCTGCCCGCCCTGATTCGCGGCGAGGATCGCGCCTGTTTCGGCGTGACGGAGCCCAACGTCGGATCCGACACCACACGCATCAAGACCTTTGCCAGGCGCGACGGCGATCGTTATGTGGTCCATGGGCAAAAGGTATGGACCTCCACGGCCCAGCAGGCCAACAAGATCCTGCTGGTCACGCGCACCACGCCGATCGAAGAATGCGCTCGCCCGATAGACGGCATCACCCTGTTCTACACCGACCTGGACCGCTCCAAGGTGCGCATTCGCCCCATCGAAAAAATGGCGCGCAAGGCCGTCGACTCCAACGAACTCTTCATCGACGGGCTGCAAGTGCCCGCAGAGGACCGCATCGGCGAGGAAGGCCAGGGCTTCAAGTACCTGCTGCATGGCCTCAATCCCGAGCGCATTCTGGTCGCGGCCTCGTCCATCGGTGCCGGCGAAACGGCCCTGGAGCGCGCGGTGGGCTACGCCAAGGAACGCGTGGTGTTCGGGCGCGCCATCGGGCAAAACCAGGCCATCCAGCACCCCCTGGCGGAATGCTGGATGCGTCTTCAAGCCGCAGAACTGATGATGTGGAATGCCGCCCGGCTGTACGACGCGGGCCTGCCTTGCGGCGTCGAAGCCACCGCCGCCAAATACCTGGCGGCCGAGGCGAGCTTCGAAACTTCCACCCGCGCCGTGCGCACGCATGGCGGCTTTGGTTTCGCCAAGGAATACCACGTCGAACGCGGCCTTCGGGAAAGCGTGCTCGGCTTGGTTGCCCCGGTGACGCAGGAAATGGCGCTGTGCTACATCGCCGAAAAGGGGCTCGGACTTCCCAAGTCGTACTGACGCTGTGCCAGTGTCGTGAGTTGGAAGTTGGTTGAAAAGTAGAAGCTGTCGAAATCGTCGTCAGGCAAGGCGCACACCACAGCGATAGCCGGAGCTATCGCGAGGATGTGCAACGCGGCGTGGCGGCGATTCTCGGCGGCTTTCTGAAACGAACTTCCGACCCACGACGCCACAGGATGCCTGGAGCGCTTTTCGAATCAACCCAGCAAGCGCGACGACTTGGGCACGTGCGCCATCAAAAACTCCATCTGGTCCGCCAGGATGCGGCGGTTGCGCAGGATGAAGTCTTCCCAAAGGCTGGGCACATAGGGCGCATACAGCAGCGGCATGTGTGCCTGCTCGGGCGTGCGCGGGCCTTTGCGGTGGTTGCAGGCGCGGCAGGCGGTCACCACGTTCATCCAATGGTCCACGCCGTGGCTGGCAAACGGCACGATGTGCTCGCGCGTCAGATCGCCTTCGTGAAACAGGCCCCCGCAGTAGGCGCATACATTGCGGTCGCGGGCAAAAAGCTTGGTATTGGTCAGACCTGGGCGGTTGCCAAAGGGGTTGGTGCGCGGCACGCCCCGTGTACCAATGATGCTGTTGATGACAATGACCGACTGCAGCCCCGTCACCGCGTTGTTGCCCCCGCGAAAGCGCGCCACCTCGCCCCCCACCTCCCAGCGCACGTCGCCAGCAGCGTAGTGGGTAGCGGCCTGTTCCAGCGATACCCACGACTGGGGCAGGCCTTGGGCCGAGAGCTTCAACACTTTCACAGGCAGCCTCCTTCTGATCAACGCGGGAAGTGCGGGTCGCCGGAAATCGGCCAGGCAAAAGCGGCCGTGCGACTGCGTCACAATATACGCCAAGCACGCAAGAACGGGGCCAGCGCTTGCCCTGTGTGCGCCAACTGCTATTAAAAACATACCATGCTTGTCCTTCGTGGCTTTCACCATCCGGCCATCGCCCCGGCCTGCGCATTGACCATCGGAAATTTTGACGGCGTCCACCGCGGCCACCAGGCCATGCTGGCGCTGCTGGGCGCCGAGGCCGCGCAGCGCGGCGTGCCCAGTTGCGTGCTGACTTTTGAACCGCACCCGCGCGACTACTTTGCCGCCGCGCTCAAAAAGCCCGAACTGGCGCCAGCGCGCGTTGGCACGCTGCGCGACAAGCTTTCGGAGCTGGCGCGCTGCGGCGTGCAGCAAACGGTGGTGCTGCGCTTTGACGCGCAACTGGCCGCGCAATCCCCGCAAACCTTTATCGACGAGGTGCTGGTGCGCGGCCTGGGCGTGCGCTACGTGCTGGTGGGCGACGATTTCCGCTTTGGCCGCCAGCGCGCGGGCGACTACGCCCTGCTGAGCAGCGCCGGCCAGTCGCAGGGATTCGACGTGGCGCGCATGAATTCTTACGAAATCACCTACCCCCAGGCCGGCAGCGACTCCGCCCAGCCGGTGCGTGTGTCCAGCTCCGAAGTGCGCGCCGCCCTCGCCGCCGGCCGCATGGACGACGCGGCCCAGTTGCTGGGCCGCCCTTATGCCATTTCGGGCCATGTGGTCCATGGCCGCAAGCTGGGCCGGGCGCTGGGCGAGGCCAGCAGCGGCGCGGGCGACGGCTTTCGCACGCTGAACCTGCGCTTTGCCCACTGGAAGCCTGCCGCCAGCGGTATTTTTGCGGTCTGGGTGCACGGCCTTGCTGCGCAGGCCCTTCCGGGTGTGGCCAACCTGGGGATCCGCCCCTCACTCGACCCCAGCGACACCAATGGCGGGCGCGTGCTGCTCGAAACCCACTGCCTCGAATGGCCTGCGCACCTGGGCGACGAGGGGGCCTACGGTAAAATCATCCGCGTGGAACTGATGCACAAACTGCACGACGAACTCCGGTACGACAGCCTGGAGGCGTTGACGGCCGGCATCGCCCGCGATTGCGCCGACGCCCGCGCCTGGTTCGCTGCCCATGCAGAAACCCGCCGCCAGACCACGCGCGACCGAATTTGAGGAGCCCGCGCGCAGCCGCTCTGCGCGCACCCAGCCCCGCCCCTGCCGCCCCGGCAGTTTCGCAACCGCGCTCCGCACGCCACAGCCTCCAAGAACCCTGATGTCCGACGCCAATCCAAACCCATCCACCGCTGCTGCGCCCACGCAGGACTACCGCAAAACCCTGAACCTGCCCGACACGCCCTTTCCGATGCGCGGCGATCTGCCCAAGCGCGAGCCAGGCTGGGTCAAGGAATGGAACGACGAAGGCCTGTACAAGCGCCTGCGTGCGGCCCGCTGCGGCGCTCCCAAGTTCATCCTGCACGACGGCCCGCCCTACGCCAACGGGCAGATCCACATGGGGCACGCGGTCAACAAGATCTTGAAGGACATGATCGTCAAGGCGCGCCAGCTCGAAGGCTTTGACGCCCTCTACGTCCCCGGCTGGGACTGCCACGGCCTGCCGATTGAAAACGCCATTGAAAAGAAGTTTGGCCGCAAGCTCTCGCGCGACGACATGCAGGCCAAAGGCCGCGCGTATGCCACCGAACAAATCGCGCAGCAGATGGTGGACTTCCAGCGCCTGGGGGTGCTGGGCGAGTGGGACCACCCTTACAAAACCATGGACCCGGAGAACGAGGCCGAAGAGATCCGCACCTTCAAGCGTGTGATCGAGCGCGGCTTTGTCTACCGTGGCCTGAAACCCGTGTACTGGTGCTTTGACTGCGGATCGTCGCTGGCCGAATTCGAAATCGAATACCAGGACAAGAAAAGCCAGACGCTGGACGTCGCCTTCAAGGCGCACGACCCGGCCCGGTTGGCCACCGCTTTTGGCCTGGGCGCGCTGACCAAAGACGCCTTTGCCGTCATCTGGACCACCACCGCCTGGACGATTCCGGCCAACCAGGCGCTCAACCTCAACCCGGACCTGACCTACGCCCTGGTGGACACCGCGCGCGGCGTGTTCGTCATGGCCGAGTCGCTGGTGGAGAGCTGCCTGACCCGCTGGGGCCTCGAAGGCCTGGTACTGGCCCTGGCTCCGGGCAAGGCGCTGGCCGGCCTGGAGTTCGAGCATCCGCTCTACGACGTCGATCCTGGCTACCGGCGCCTCTCGCCCGTGTACCTGGCCGATTACGCCACCGCCAGCGACGGCACCGGCATCGTGCATTCGTCGCCCGCCTACGGCGTGGAAGACTTCAACTCCTGCATCGCGCACGGCGTGGCCACGGACGACATCCTCAACCCCGTGCAGGGCAACGGCAGCTACGCGCCCGATCTGCCTCTGTTTGGCGGCCAGAACATCTGGAAGGCCTGCCCCGCCATCATCGAAACCCTGCAAGCCGCCGGCCGCCTGCTGGGCACCGAGGGCATCAGCCACAGCTACCCGCACTGCTGGCGCCACAAGACGCCGGTGATCTACCGCGCGGCAGCGCAGTGGTTCATTCGCATGGACGAAGAGACTGCGTCCACCAAGGGCGTATTCACCAAAGACAAAGCGCCTGAGACCCTGCGCCAGACCGCGCTCAAGGCCATCGAGCAAACGCACTTCTACCCCGAGAACGGCAAGGCGCGCCTGCACGACATGATTGCCGGCCGGCCCGACTGGTGCATTTCGCGCCAGCGCAGCTGGGGCGTGCCGATCCCGTTCTTTTTGCACAAGGATTCGGGCGAGCTGCACCCGCGCACCATGGAGATCCTGGACCAGGCCGCCGACATCGTGGAAAGAGGCGGTATCGAGGCCTGGAGCCGCGTCACCACCGAAGACATCCTGGGCGCCACCGACGCGCCCCACTACACCAAGAGCACCGACATCCTCGAAGTGTGGTTCGACTCGGGCTCGACCTTCCAGCATGTGCTGCGCGGCTCGCACGCCGGCGCCCACCACGACAGCGGCCCCGAGGCCGACCTGTACCTTGAAGGCCACGACCAGCACCGCGGCTGGTTTCACAGCTCGCTGCTGCTGGCCAGCGCCCTGGAAGGCCGCGCGCCCTACCGCGGTCTGCTGACGCACGGCTTCACGGTGGACGCCCAGGGCCGCAAGATGAGCAAGTCGCTGGGCAACGGCATTGATCCGCAGGACATCAACAAGAAGCTGGGTGCCGAAATCATCCGGCTGTGGGTGGCGTCCAGCGACTATTCGGGCGACATTGCCGGCGACGAGAAAATCCTCGCGCGCGTGGTGGACGCCTACCGCCGCATCCGCAACACGCTGCGCTTTTTGCTGGCCAACACCAGCGACTTCAATCCGGCCACCGACGCAGTGTCGGAAGCCGAGCTGCTGGAGATCGACCGCTACGCCCTGGCCCGCGCCGCCGAGCTGCAAGCCGACATCCTCGCGCACTACAAGGTGTACGAGTTTCACCCCGTGGTCGCCAAGCTGCAGCTCTACTGCTCGGAAGACCTGGGGGGCTTCTACCTCGACATTCTGAAGGACCGGCTCTACACCACCGCGCCGCACAGCCTGGCACGGCGCAGCGCGCAAACGGCTCTGTACCAGATCAGCCAGGCGATGCTGCGCTGGATGGCGCCGTTCCTCTCGTTCACCGCCGAAGAGGCGTGGAAGATTGTCGGCAGCAGCGACTCCATCTTCATGGAGCAGTACACCGCGCTGGGCGAACCGGCCGAGGGGCTGCTGGCCAAGTGGGCGCGCATTCGCGACATCCGCGACCTGGTGAACAAGGAAATCGAGCAACTGCGCGCCGTCGGCACCGTAGGCGCGTCGCTCCAGGCCACCGTG encodes:
- the rpmG gene encoding 50S ribosomal protein L33; translation: MASKGGRDKIKLESTAGTGHFYTTTKNKKTMPEKMLIMKFDPKARKHVEYKEMKLK
- the purN gene encoding phosphoribosylglycinamide formyltransferase — its product is MKNIVILISGGGSNMAAIVRAAEREDWERKLGVRVAAVLSNRADAGGLAFAQARGIATQVLDHKGFDSREDFDAELARRVDAYAPDLVVLAGFMRILSPGFVDHYAGRLLNIHPSLLPAFPGLQTHRRALAAGCKFAGVTVHQVTSELDVGPIVEQAVVPVMPGDTADTLAARVLTQEHVIYPRAVRGFFQRAAVCQAVLTTSA
- a CDS encoding acyl-CoA dehydrogenase family protein; amino-acid sequence: MNVAQQDDQRAIQEAVAAICRNFDAEYWLARDTDGEWPTAFCDAIAAGGWFGITMPTEYGGAGQGIAAAAMVMKTIGRLGSAAVSSVHLNLFGPQPVVVFGTDAQKQRMLPALIRGEDRACFGVTEPNVGSDTTRIKTFARRDGDRYVVHGQKVWTSTAQQANKILLVTRTTPIEECARPIDGITLFYTDLDRSKVRIRPIEKMARKAVDSNELFIDGLQVPAEDRIGEEGQGFKYLLHGLNPERILVAASSIGAGETALERAVGYAKERVVFGRAIGQNQAIQHPLAECWMRLQAAELMMWNAARLYDAGLPCGVEATAAKYLAAEASFETSTRAVRTHGGFGFAKEYHVERGLRESVLGLVAPVTQEMALCYIAEKGLGLPKSY
- a CDS encoding RsmB/NOP family class I SAM-dependent RNA methyltransferase translates to MHPNALIDACAQLVRLALTFEHPADAVVSRFFRDNRGLGQRERAALAETVYTVLRKKLLFDHMAPSGSGPRERRLAILGFAHWQDEEARRSNPLAKHGARDFLRGALSDREQQWLAQCDAVQQSDLLERHRHNLPEWLVAPLKEQLGDAFWPEVMAMSQGAPLDLRVNALKEKRPQVQAEIAQAAIKSEVTPYSPWGLRVVGKPQLSKLPAFVRGAIEVQDEGSQLLALLVDAKRGEMVVDFCAGAGGKTLALGASMRSTGRLYAFDVSAHRLDALKPRLARSGLSNVHPAAIAHERDERIKRLAGKIDRVLVDAPCSGLGTLRRNPDLKWRQSPEALDELTAKQAAILESSARLLKPGGRLVYATCSVLPQENEAIAEAFSKAHPEFVPLEAGEVLAQLKVADAASLCSGGDAGTRYLRLWPHRHHTDGFFAAVWERKA
- the trxB gene encoding thioredoxin-disulfide reductase, which translates into the protein MPTPQHAQVLILGSGPAGYTAAIYAARANLKPVLITGMAQGGQLTTTTEVDNWPADVHGVQGPELMQRFLEHAERFKTQIIYDHITQVDLSQRPFVLSGDTGGYTCDALIIATGASAKYLGLPSEEAFMGKGVSGCATCDGFFYREQEVCVIGGGNTAVEEALYLSNIASKVTLVHRRDKFKAEPILIDKMMEKVAAGKIVLKTFFTLDEVLGDITGVTGVRIKSTQDGHTEDLTLQGCFIAIGHAPNTDIFQGQLKMENGYIVTQGGMQSFATQTSVPGVFAAGDVQDHVYRQAITSAGTGCMAALDAQRYLEQQ
- a CDS encoding acyl-CoA dehydrogenase family protein, which codes for MDLAFTPEEQSFREEVRTWVQANLPKDIAHKVHNALRLTRGDMQNWAKILGKKGWLGFGWPKEFGGPGWTAVQKHLFEEECALAGAPRIIPFGPVMVAPVIMAFGNAEQQKRFLPGIASGEVWWSQGYSEPGSGSDLASVKTRAERVGDKYIVNGQKTWTTLGQYGDWMFNLVRTSTEGKPQTGISFLLLDMKSPGVTVRPIKLLDGECEVNEVFFDNVEVPAENLIGEENKGWTYAKHLLSHERTNIADVNRSKRELERLKRIAKREGVWDDQRFRDQIALLEVDIVALEMLVLRVLSNEKSGKNSLDIAGLLKIKGSEIQQRYGELMMLAAGPFALPFIEEAMEAGWQGNFPGGETANAPLASTYFNLRKTTIYGGSNEVQRNIVAQTVLG
- a CDS encoding acyl-CoA dehydrogenase family protein is translated as MDFDFSDDQQSLRDAVRRWVDKGYTFERRRSIVAAGGFDRTAYGELAELGLTALTVPEAHDGLGQGAIDAMVVMEELGRGMVLEPLAHAFIASSVLTQYASAELQGAWLPRIASGQALVVLAQQERKARYALEKCEAKAAPAQSGYALKATKSIVPAGDQADAYLVPAQLDGHIALFLVERSASGVSAQGYVTQDGSRAAEVQFANTPAILVSKDGLTALELAVDTGIAALCAEAVGVMDQAVALTVDYMNQRKQFGVTIASFQALRHRVADMKMQLELARSMSYYASLKLAAPAPERRTAMARAKVQLGQSMRYVGQQMVQLHGGIGVTDEYIGSHYFKKLTQMEMTFGDTLHHLGEVSSRMQDTAGVFA
- a CDS encoding YceH family protein; amino-acid sequence: MPFDAHIQPLTDIEARVLATLMEKARTVPDSYPLSLTSLVAGCNQKTTREPVMQLSDAAVLQALEELRGNNLVFESSGSRTTRYEHNFQRGMGVPEQSAVLLGLLMLRGPQTAAELRTNAERWYRFADISSVEAFLDELQERSEEKGGPLTVLLPRAPGARESRWMHLLCGPVDLSQPAAAPQAGALGERVAQLEAQVAQLQATVQQLCTELGLPMSPPGQA
- the rpmB gene encoding 50S ribosomal protein L28, which encodes MARVCEVTGKKPMVGNNVSHANNKTKRRFLPNLQYRRFWVETENRWVRLRISNAGLRLIDKNGIDSVLADLRARGQA